TTGGCTATGGGGTAAACCTGTTTTAACTACTTCTTCTCCTCCTTGCCAGAGATTGTCTAAACAATTCCATCGAGTTACTGTTGATTGAGTCTTCAAGGTTTTTTCTGAGTTAGTTTACAAAACTTAATAATATTGTAGCAATTATGATCATGAATCTGGGGAAAATCTCATTTTTATGGGTTTTATAACTTCAATTATGATCGACAACATGTTTTAATATTTGTGAGTTTATCATCATAAGTTATTTTTTTTTAGTAAATAAAGTATTTAAAAGTTAGAGAAATATTTGTTAGATCATATATTTTTTTTTGAACATAATATCATTGGTTTTTATAAAGTAATTAATAAGAATACTTGATTACAATTTATTGGAAAAATATTGTAAAAATAGGCATATTATGATTTCATAAATATACTTTAGATAATAAAAATATTAGTTTAATTATTTTTTATAGACAATTTTGATGATTTATTTTAAGACAATAGAATGTTTATATTTGTCTAATTCTATGAGAGTTATTTTTAGTTAATTAATTATATGCGTGAGATTATCAATTTTTTAAGGGAAGCATTCAGGGACAAGAATTTTTTAAAGATAGTTCATTTAACAGAAAACATAGTATCTAAAGTATTATCTTTAGGTATTATAATTGTCGTTTTTATATGTATTTTAGATCTAATATTTATTTTAGCTAACTATCTTTTTATTACGGGGGAGCTAGGCTATTTTGCCAGTACAGTATTTGAGGTATTTGGACTATTTTTAAATATATTAATTGCCCTAGAATTGTTAGAGAATATTACTGTTTATTTAAGAAAACATATTCTTCAATTAGAGTTAGTATTAACTACCGCCTTAATTGCGGTGGCAAGAAAAATTATTATTTTCGATCC
This window of the Cyanobacterium stanieri LEGE 03274 genome carries:
- a CDS encoding phosphate-starvation-inducible PsiE family protein is translated as MREIINFLREAFRDKNFLKIVHLTENIVSKVLSLGIIIVVFICILDLIFILANYLFITGELGYFASTVFEVFGLFLNILIALELLENITVYLRKHILQLELVLTTALIAVARKIIIFDPKQYDKIDLMALGIAIICLSASYWLVRKSHEDK